The Thermoleophilaceae bacterium genome includes a region encoding these proteins:
- a CDS encoding response regulator: MPKVLIVEDSPTQALRTRIALESQGFEVSIVNDSRQAIDTAKAENPDVVLSDVRMPGLDGFQLTEAFRGDPAVAGTAIVLNSATVNEDEDKALALKLGAQDYIDKGLAPDALATALTTAIGSV, from the coding sequence ATGCCCAAGGTGCTCATCGTCGAAGACAGTCCCACGCAGGCGCTGCGCACGCGCATCGCGCTCGAGTCACAGGGCTTCGAGGTCTCCATCGTCAACGACAGCCGCCAGGCGATCGACACGGCCAAGGCTGAGAACCCCGACGTGGTTCTCTCGGACGTGCGTATGCCGGGCCTCGACGGCTTTCAGCTCACGGAGGCCTTCCGTGGCGACCCGGCCGTGGCCGGCACGGCGATCGTGCTCAACAGCGCGACGGTGAACGAGGACGAGGACAAGGCTCTCGCGCTCAAGCTCGGTGCTCAGGACTACATCGACAAGGGCCTCGCTCCCGACGCCCTCGCCACTGCGCTGACCACCGCGATCGGCTCCGTCTAG
- a CDS encoding CheR family methyltransferase, producing the protein MGAGEVTLSPADFERYRAIVRQRAGIEIPDARKVDLEKGIAAALEVSRAASVDALYDLLAEKGPRGAAAFEAMVPAITINETHFFRNRPQMKALETEILPQLIEARRDTRKLRIWSAACSSGEEPYSLAILIDRLLPDRDRWDVLIHGTDIDHLALQKAHTGLYGNWSFREVPQEIKDTYFTPADEHRLELAPKIRRMVRYSRLNLVDDLYPSVETVTDRMDLVVCRNVLIYFKEATIQRIVDRFHESLVEGGWLVVGHAEPSQEIFHRFEVTNYPGTIVYRRTRGRQQGKPIAPAVPVRPQAPIRTPKPPAAPVKPVPKVRTLRPVGGKQFAGVANANPADEAFKLFESGRAGDAINELEKIAADKPMDYRAPYLLAKIFASKMRFPEAERWVDVALKNRELAAEAHYLRGIVLQEQKRLDEALEAFRRSVFLDQGFVLGHFAAAGLFGRTGQTARAKKSLATVAELIAGRPATEVLPEGDGLTVGRLHELVSLQQQLVA; encoded by the coding sequence GTGGGGGCGGGCGAGGTCACGCTCAGCCCCGCGGACTTCGAGCGCTACCGCGCGATCGTCCGTCAGCGCGCCGGCATCGAGATCCCGGACGCCCGCAAGGTCGACCTGGAGAAGGGCATCGCCGCGGCGCTCGAGGTGAGCCGCGCGGCGAGCGTGGACGCCCTGTACGACCTGCTCGCGGAGAAGGGGCCGCGCGGCGCCGCCGCCTTCGAGGCGATGGTGCCCGCGATCACCATCAACGAGACGCACTTCTTCCGCAACCGGCCGCAGATGAAGGCGCTCGAGACGGAGATCCTGCCGCAGCTGATCGAGGCGCGCCGGGACACGCGCAAGCTCCGCATCTGGAGCGCCGCCTGTTCGTCCGGCGAGGAGCCGTACTCGCTCGCGATCCTGATCGATCGCCTGCTGCCCGACCGCGACAGGTGGGACGTGCTCATCCACGGCACGGACATCGACCACCTCGCCCTGCAGAAGGCGCACACGGGGCTCTACGGCAACTGGTCGTTCCGCGAGGTGCCGCAGGAGATCAAGGACACCTACTTCACACCCGCCGACGAGCATCGCCTCGAGCTCGCGCCGAAGATCCGGCGAATGGTTCGCTACTCGCGGCTGAACCTCGTGGACGACCTCTACCCGTCGGTCGAGACGGTCACCGACCGGATGGACCTGGTGGTGTGCCGCAACGTCCTCATCTACTTCAAGGAGGCGACGATCCAGCGCATCGTCGACCGCTTCCACGAGTCGCTCGTGGAGGGCGGCTGGCTCGTGGTGGGTCATGCCGAGCCGTCGCAGGAGATCTTCCACCGGTTCGAGGTGACTAATTACCCGGGAACGATCGTGTATCGGCGGACGAGGGGCCGGCAGCAGGGGAAGCCGATTGCGCCGGCTGTGCCGGTGAGGCCACAGGCCCCGATTCGGACGCCAAAGCCGCCCGCTGCGCCGGTCAAGCCTGTTCCGAAGGTCCGGACGCTCCGGCCTGTAGGCGGCAAGCAGTTCGCCGGCGTTGCCAATGCGAATCCTGCTGACGAGGCGTTCAAGCTGTTCGAGTCCGGGCGGGCGGGCGACGCGATCAACGAGCTCGAGAAGATCGCCGCCGACAAGCCGATGGACTACCGGGCGCCATACCTCCTGGCGAAGATCTTCGCGAGCAAGATGCGCTTCCCGGAGGCGGAGCGATGGGTGGACGTGGCTCTGAAGAACCGCGAGCTCGCCGCCGAGGCCCACTATCTCCGCGGCATCGTGCTGCAGGAGCAGAAGAGGCTCGACGAGGCGCTCGAGGCGTTTCGCCGCAGCGTCTTCCTCGACCAGGGCTTCGTGCTCGGCCACTTCGCGGCCGCGGGCCTGTTCGGCCGCACGGGCCAGACCGCGCGCGCCAAGAAGTCACTGGCGACGGTGGCGGAGCTGATCGCCGGCCGTCCCGCGACCGAGGTGCTGCCCGAGGGCGACGGCCTCACGGTCGGGCGCCTGCACGAGCTCGTGTCGCTCCAGCAGCAGCTTGTGGCGTAG
- a CDS encoding methyl-accepting chemotaxis protein: MHPQKLLANLKVRTKILVSFAAVTLLFVIALLIGWTSIGTVSTKFKTGYNKAVVAETASANAFNMRVSQAQNVADGNKLIAMHRGDKAAFEQTLAHLRREASSGAQRAAVARITADYQRWTAMDARVLALSAAGNRAEAIKLGDGQANTLGDQLSSQLDSYAASVKKDADQQGSSTESSKQTLMLILAAIALLVAAVVTFLLSRVVAVSVSRVSAFARKVAQGDLTERLNATSKDEFGQLSSTLDEMVENLAQMSGNVLENAQAVSSSASEILATVNQQTAGANQQSAAINQTTTATEEIRATAEQAAQKADEVAAQAENAVRVSAEGAEAVEAIVAGMGDIREKVAAIAGDVQALSEQTAQIGEITNAVNDIADQSNLLALNATIEAARAGEQGKGFAVVADEVRNLAEQSKQSTAQVQAILEEIERATRAAVSAAQEGTEVVEHGTQLAERAGEIIAQLSEANGVAAQSAQQIAMAVQQQNAGMDQIAQGMQETSQATTEFVAGVQQSQAAAEGLNQVASVLNELASQYKV, encoded by the coding sequence ATGCACCCGCAAAAGCTTCTCGCGAACCTGAAGGTTCGCACCAAGATCCTCGTCTCATTCGCCGCGGTCACGCTGCTGTTCGTGATCGCGCTATTGATCGGCTGGACCAGCATCGGGACTGTGTCCACGAAGTTCAAGACGGGCTACAACAAGGCCGTCGTCGCCGAGACCGCCAGCGCCAACGCCTTCAACATGCGCGTCTCGCAGGCACAGAACGTCGCCGATGGCAACAAGCTGATCGCGATGCACCGCGGTGACAAGGCTGCGTTTGAGCAGACCCTCGCCCACCTCCGCAGGGAGGCGAGCTCCGGCGCGCAGCGCGCGGCCGTCGCGAGGATCACGGCGGACTACCAGCGCTGGACGGCGATGGACGCAAGGGTTCTGGCGCTGTCTGCGGCCGGCAATAGGGCTGAAGCCATCAAGCTGGGCGACGGTCAGGCCAACACGTTGGGCGATCAGCTGTCCTCGCAGCTGGATTCGTACGCCGCCTCCGTCAAGAAGGATGCCGACCAGCAGGGCTCGTCGACCGAGTCGAGCAAGCAGACGCTCATGCTGATCCTTGCGGCCATCGCGCTCCTCGTCGCCGCGGTCGTAACCTTCCTGCTCTCCCGCGTGGTCGCGGTGTCCGTGTCGCGGGTCTCGGCCTTTGCCCGCAAGGTTGCGCAGGGCGATCTCACGGAGCGGCTGAACGCGACGAGCAAGGACGAGTTCGGCCAGCTCTCCAGCACCCTCGACGAGATGGTGGAGAACCTCGCGCAGATGTCGGGGAACGTCCTGGAGAACGCGCAGGCCGTGAGCTCGTCCGCCAGCGAGATCCTGGCGACCGTGAACCAGCAGACGGCCGGCGCCAACCAGCAGTCGGCGGCGATCAACCAGACCACAACGGCCACGGAGGAGATCCGTGCGACCGCCGAGCAGGCGGCGCAGAAGGCCGACGAGGTCGCCGCTCAGGCCGAGAACGCGGTGCGGGTGTCGGCCGAGGGTGCCGAGGCAGTGGAGGCGATCGTGGCCGGGATGGGCGACATTCGCGAGAAGGTCGCAGCGATCGCCGGTGACGTGCAGGCGCTGTCGGAGCAGACGGCCCAGATCGGTGAGATCACGAACGCGGTGAACGACATCGCGGATCAGTCGAACCTGCTGGCGCTGAACGCGACGATCGAGGCCGCCCGTGCCGGCGAGCAGGGCAAGGGGTTCGCGGTTGTGGCCGACGAGGTGCGCAACCTGGCCGAGCAGTCGAAGCAGTCGACGGCCCAGGTGCAGGCCATCCTCGAGGAGATCGAGCGCGCGACGCGCGCCGCGGTGTCCGCCGCCCAGGAGGGCACCGAGGTGGTCGAGCACGGCACGCAGCTGGCCGAGCGGGCGGGCGAGATCATCGCGCAGCTCTCGGAGGCCAACGGCGTGGCGGCGCAGTCCGCGCAGCAGATCGCGATGGCGGTCCAGCAGCAGAACGCGGGCATGGACCAGATCGCGCAGGGAATGCAGGAGACGAGCCAGGCCACGACCGAGTTCGTGGCCGGGGTGCAGCAGTCCCAGGCCGCGGCCGAGGGGCTGAACCAGGTGGCGTCGGTGCTCAACGAGCTTGCGTCGCAGTACAAGGTCTGA
- a CDS encoding glycosyltransferase, producing the protein MTRPTLVWLGPLRDPSGYSDEARGFLRALERAGAQPVAASVGGVDADAGLTAYDAAMLDRQARREILPPGVAVHHYLPGPGQAAVKGATNVARVMFETDSVPHSWLSPLLARDQVWVPTRFNLETFAEAGVPEEKLRILGGTLDFDLFKPGAEPLDLGVPEGSFVFITNFDFSERKGWTQLIRAWARAFAPTDPVCLVLKTGSYWQDDSEVRERIESFIRDDVGGADRAAPIKVMTGTVPSNELPRLYAAADAYVLASRGEGWGRPYMEAMAMGLPTIASRFSGNLEFMNDGNSFLVDGELVPVPDDAELINDLYRGHRWFEPDVDALADVMRRVAGDPAAARAVAAGARAELIAQLGPDATAARIGELADGIVDDLGSRAAQPDRAQARSRCEVEDARSVGVLAFADELVERPELLRAFGERFSARDDVTLVIYSPGADPAELEPKLLAAAGAAGLDADDSADLLALPLGKRLDDVRLLAAAVDALLSERTPEWALGALPRFGDLTIDGLRSHAESLFALPFAS; encoded by the coding sequence TTGACGCGTCCCACGCTCGTCTGGCTTGGCCCGCTGCGCGATCCATCGGGCTACTCGGATGAGGCCCGCGGCTTCCTGCGTGCGCTCGAGCGCGCCGGCGCGCAGCCTGTGGCTGCCTCGGTGGGCGGTGTGGACGCGGACGCGGGACTGACCGCGTACGACGCCGCGATGCTCGATCGCCAGGCTCGGCGCGAGATTCTGCCGCCGGGGGTGGCGGTGCACCACTACCTGCCGGGGCCGGGCCAGGCCGCCGTGAAGGGCGCCACCAACGTCGCGCGGGTGATGTTCGAGACCGACTCGGTGCCGCACAGCTGGCTGTCACCCCTGCTGGCGCGCGACCAGGTCTGGGTGCCCACGAGGTTCAACCTCGAGACCTTCGCCGAGGCGGGCGTGCCGGAGGAGAAGCTGCGGATTCTGGGCGGCACCCTCGACTTCGATCTCTTCAAACCGGGGGCGGAGCCGCTCGACCTGGGCGTGCCCGAGGGCTCCTTCGTGTTCATCACGAACTTCGACTTCTCCGAGCGCAAGGGCTGGACCCAGCTGATCCGCGCGTGGGCGCGGGCGTTCGCGCCGACCGACCCCGTCTGCCTCGTGCTGAAGACCGGCTCCTACTGGCAGGACGACTCCGAGGTGCGCGAGCGGATCGAGAGCTTCATCCGTGACGACGTGGGTGGAGCGGATCGCGCGGCGCCGATCAAGGTGATGACCGGCACGGTGCCGTCGAACGAGCTTCCGCGCCTGTACGCCGCCGCGGACGCCTACGTGCTCGCGTCGCGCGGGGAGGGCTGGGGCCGTCCGTACATGGAGGCGATGGCGATGGGCCTCCCCACGATCGCCAGCCGCTTCAGCGGCAACCTCGAGTTCATGAATGACGGCAACAGCTTCCTGGTGGACGGAGAGCTCGTGCCGGTGCCCGACGACGCTGAGCTGATCAATGACCTCTACCGCGGCCACCGCTGGTTCGAACCTGACGTGGACGCGCTCGCGGACGTGATGCGCCGCGTTGCCGGCGATCCCGCCGCCGCACGCGCGGTTGCGGCCGGCGCACGCGCGGAGCTGATCGCGCAGCTCGGGCCTGACGCCACGGCGGCGCGCATCGGGGAGCTGGCGGACGGGATCGTGGACGACCTCGGCTCGCGCGCCGCGCAGCCCGACCGCGCGCAGGCCCGGAGCCGCTGCGAGGTGGAAGACGCCCGCAGCGTGGGCGTGCTCGCGTTCGCCGACGAGCTCGTGGAGCGGCCGGAGCTTCTGCGCGCGTTCGGCGAGCGCTTCAGCGCGCGTGACGACGTGACGCTCGTGATCTACTCACCGGGCGCGGATCCCGCGGAGCTCGAGCCCAAGCTGCTCGCGGCGGCGGGCGCGGCCGGACTCGATGCAGACGACAGCGCGGACCTGCTCGCGCTGCCTCTCGGCAAGCGCCTCGATGACGTCCGGCTGCTGGCGGCGGCGGTTGACGCGCTGCTTTCGGAGCGGACGCCGGAGTGGGCTCTCGGAGCGCTACCGCGGTTCGGCGATCTTACGATTGACGGCCTCCGCTCCCATGCGGAATCGCTCTTCGCGCTGCCGTTCGCCTCCTGA
- a CDS encoding chemotaxis protein CheW yields the protein MTTTALSENEAGSAEAVQLVVFRIDKSECAVPVGNVGEILRMVAIAPVPEAPDWLPGVINLRGKVIPVIDLRTRLGLPRVDVGLNTPIVVAETEGQMVGLVADSVTELLTVPLESVEPPDVRVGNANAVEAVARAGERLILIFDLERVCAGSQQHLAGH from the coding sequence ATGACCACCACCGCCCTCAGCGAGAACGAGGCCGGCTCGGCCGAAGCCGTTCAGCTCGTCGTCTTCCGCATCGACAAGTCCGAGTGCGCCGTGCCGGTCGGCAACGTGGGGGAGATCCTCCGCATGGTCGCGATCGCGCCCGTCCCCGAGGCGCCGGACTGGCTGCCGGGCGTGATCAACCTTCGCGGCAAGGTCATCCCGGTGATCGATCTGCGCACCCGGCTCGGTCTACCGCGCGTTGACGTGGGTTTGAACACGCCGATCGTGGTGGCCGAGACCGAGGGTCAGATGGTGGGCCTCGTGGCGGACTCCGTCACCGAGCTACTCACCGTGCCGCTCGAGTCCGTCGAGCCGCCGGACGTTCGCGTGGGTAACGCCAACGCAGTCGAGGCCGTGGCCCGGGCGGGCGAGCGCCTGATCCTGATCTTCGACCTCGAGCGCGTCTGCGCGGGGTCGCAGCAGCACCTGGCAGGGCACTAG